In Rutidosis leptorrhynchoides isolate AG116_Rl617_1_P2 chromosome 6, CSIRO_AGI_Rlap_v1, whole genome shotgun sequence, the DNA window TTCTTTTCCAAAAAATATGCATTTGATTACATTTGACTAAAAAATTCGTCCCACAAGGAAAACAACTCAAACCCTATTAGGTCATTATCCCTCTATATATAGTGACCCACTCTCCAACTTAAACTTCACTCAACTACAGATACACATACACAAATACAGTAATATCGCAATCTCAATGGCTAACGAATCTTACAATTTCATTGAAGATCTTGATACTATCAAAGATTCATGGAAGCTTAAGGTTAAGCTTCTAAGTGTGTGAAAAACTTACTATAATGTTGAGATGATAGTAATGGATGAAAAGGTATTTTTCATACTGATTTTCATGTTTAAAAGATGCACATATCTCATAACTTTATTATTGATTTATAATAATTAATCTTATGTATGTTGCTTTTGTAGAGTGATAAGATTCATGCTACTGTGAAGCATGGTTTAATGCACAACTTTGAATCGGTTCTGGAAGAAGGTGTTATGGTCATGTTAAGCAAGTTTATTGTGGGTGACAATAAGAAGCTGAAATATCCCATGACCCAGCATAAGTACAAATTAACCTTCTTGCATGGTACAAAGTTGTGCAGATGTTTAAGCTGGAATGGCCCTGTTAACGGTttcaattttttttcctttttctgaGATTTCTCTCCATGGTCAAAATGAACATTTACCCGTTGGTACTGACACATTCTTAGATATAATTTGTATTCGATTACTTtccatatttatacatatacatataatggtGATGCGTATGGTCGTTAATGTGCTTAGATGTATCTTTTGAACTCATTTTTTATAGATATTATTGGGGTTGTTCAACATTGCACTGATCTGGACGTGTACAATAAAACGAAAGATGGAAGTGAAGGAGGTGAAATAGGGAAAAAATGACTTTGGATGTACAAGACGAGAAGTAATCTAACACCCATTTTTAGCTAAATAATAAATATCTATAACTATACATCTTATATGTTGTACATTTGCGTTAATATTTTACTCTATTCTGTAGTGGAGTGATAGAGAAACTTCAACTATGGGTTGACTATGCACAGAAATTTCATGATTATGCTTCTGCTACCAAAAGAGAAGGGACTGTGATTTTACTCCAGTTTGGTAGGATAAGACTATGGGTGGAGAAAGGTACTTAATAATGTTTACACAATGGGTTATGTTCATAATGCTATAAGAAATGACAAAATCGAATATTTCTAAACTATTTACATGCCTTTGAATACATTTCTAGGAACTCTATCTTTTCAAAATGCGAAGTTTGGAACGAAGATGTGGATAGATGATAATGATGTTCCTGAAATCGTTGAGTTTAGAGCAACGTTTAATTCTAAGATTGCCAATGCTTCATCAAGTCAAGGTGGTAGTGTTCTTTCTAGCCAAGTAACTCATTCTGGTGTATCGGATTTTCTTAACCCGATACTGAAAAAGACTATCGAGGATATAGTTGGTTCGACTGAGGTATTATATGATCCGATCTACTTTTGTAACTAATCAGACTTGAATATGCTATTTCTAAATCTTTTATATTAATGTTTTGCAGCCTATGATTTGTGTGGTCTTAGCTGAAATAAAGTCTTTTCAAAAGGAGCATGGGTGGAATTATATTGGTTGCAGAAAATGCAAAAAGAAGGTTTTGAAAAAGTCAGAAATTGTGAACGACATTGAAGGTAATGCCACTGTTGATTAAGGTAAGCTATACTGCCCTAAATGCAAGGAAATGACTGCTGCTGTCTTTGTAAGGTAATCTCATATATATTTGTTGCTTTCTGTTTGATTGTTTGAGTTTTTTGTTGTCAAGTGTATGATGCTTACTATATGCCTATTCTTAAAATTATAGCTTTAAAGTTCACATTAGAGTTCAGGACGCTAATGGTACTGCAAATTTTGTGATGTTTGATACTCCTGTGATGAAATTAATCAAAAAACGAGCATCTGAGATACATGACAAACAACAAAAGGTTGGTAAAATTAACCAACCATATACGGAGTACTATTTAGAGTTGTATCTAAATAACAGCCTTTTACGGTGATATTGATGAAATTGTAATAATCATGTATGTTTTTCAGGATGGGAATGACGACTTTCCTGATGAGTTTTCTCATTTGGTGGACAAAAATGTTTTGTTCAAGGTGGAAGTTTCCAGTTTTAATACCGATTTTGATTATGACGTTTATACAGTCAACAAAGTTTGCACGGATCCTACCACCATCTCTGATTTCATTAACTTGATTCCTGAAAACCACGTAGATGTTCACGGGAAACTTATAAAGACTTTTGTTAATACGAACTTCTCGCCGTTTTTCAGATACTAACTCGCGACATTTATTGATATTAATAGAATGGTGACCAAGAAATCGAAAGAAACCCTATCATAAACATTGATGATTCTCAAGCTGAAGATCTTGAAAATAAGGTGATTATAAATTATAACTCTTCATAAGTACATAATAAATTAAACAACTTCCTCGAACATGGTCATTgtcattaataatacataatacctTAATGttgttttgttgtaatatatttgcagGGTTCTCTGTCCTATACTGGCGATTCATCAACCGGACTGGATGTTGATTCTCAGACTCAATCCAGTCCATCTTTAAAGCGTGTGAGTGAAATTGAGGAGAATGATGGTGTTGGTGACAGTTCATGTACTAAGAAGAAGAAGTTCGTTGAAGTGAAGATTGAGAAGCCTTGAGATTAGTTGTTTTAGTTCATTGTCCTTTATATGTGTTTTTTTGAACTTGGTGTTATGTATGTTTCCATGCTTTCTTTTGGCTAGATGATTTCTATGTATGTTTTGATTTTGCTTCCACATAGCAAAAACATTGGTCTTTGAATGTAAAAGAATGTGAACATGGGTTCCTATTTTGGCAATCAATATGATTGATATTGGAATACCCTTTTTACATCATTTTCAAgtatttatttttctgttataaCTATTCTGCTTTTTGTCTAAGTACTTATACAAGAAATCAGTGTTATGATCCACTAAAATTGTGACTTCACCAATTGAGATATTGGGTCGGAGCTGTAGCATGCCCAACAGCAGGAAACGAAGCTGATGTAGAGTGTTGGGCCAGCTGGTATATAAGACGCTGATTAGCGTGTATAATATCTAAGAGTTGGGCTTCTGAACAATTGTCATTTGGGCTGTAATTGTTACATGTTCCAGACGTCCAATATCTCAAAATGACAAACACTCCTGTATACGTGACTACTTGCGAAAAAATAATATAATATCAAAAAAAGAAATCGGCACTTAAGATGAAATTTAGAGTtgtgtttaattttttttaataggaTAAAGAAAAGAAGATAGAACGAAGGGGctgtgataaaaaaaataataataaatgaagatGGTGGCGTTAAATGTctacatatataatttataatttttacaTTAAATCAACTTTAATACTTAATGCATATACTTTCATAGGAATGTGAGCGGATAAATGTAATCATTAACATATGGTAATGTGCATAATATTTCTTGATTAGTGGGTATTCAAGATCTCTTTTCATCTAAACAAACCATTCACATTCCTAGCATCTCTTTTTGACCCATGTTCTTCTCCAGGTATCTTAACTTACTTTTAGATCCATGTTCTTCTCCATGTATCTTCTAAACTTAAATGAACTTCATATGTTGAACCAATTTGATTTTCCTATGATATTAACATTTAATACGCACTACTAATTTTGAAACAAAATATATCATTACCCATTACAGAATACAATGAATCATAACAGCTCTAAAGAAGTTAGACAACATAGCATATCAGTTCTTAATAGTAGAAGAAGCAATGGTGCACATTCGAATGCAAATAAAGAAAATCACTTACCAGCATCAACATCTCGAAGTAAAGACAAATCTTCTTCAAGAACTCTTCTCTCAGCTGCGAAAAAAGGTACACATAGATTTTTGTTTTGGATTCATTGCCAGCAGTATAATTGTACGAGTAGATTTAACTTATAGGCACGCAAAAGTGAAGTTCATACTACTTTTCGCACAAATTTTAAGTAAGCGTATTATCCTTGTGGTATTGTGGATGTGCTACATTGTTTAATGTTACTGCATAATGTATTCATAGTTGCAGTATCAAGGTATACGAATACCGCTGAAGATATAAACATTACTCAACAATCTACATACACAAGGTCTTCTACAAGTACACTAACTAATGTTTCCAATGGTAAGTTGAATTATTGTTGTTTGAGTAAATTTTACCTAAATGATTTTCATTTAATTTGTTATGTTGTATTGTGTTTAAACCAAATTTTGATTGTCTAACAGTATGCTTGACACAAAGGAATTCAAGTGTCATTGGTAACTCATATACAAGTTATTGTGGTTAGTACTTCATAATGCAATTTCTATTAGGCAAGTATAACTATTTACAAGACCATTATGAATCATTGATTTAAGCTGATTATATGTTGGGTATTATCAGGTCAAAGACATCAATCAAAAGGCAGTTTGATAATTAATCCTCTTTCGAGTAATAGCCCTACAAGTAGCTCTCAACAAACACAACATCGCACAACTATTCTTTCTAATAAAAGAAGAAAAAGTCAAAACATACTACAAGTACAAGACTCCTCAACTGTCATGAGCACTATTTCACCCGGAACACCACATTTAGATCAATGTAAGTTTCCATAGTCATTTTAGTAACATATTAATCAATTAATATGTTACTATTTCACCCGGAACGCCACAGTTGGATCAACGTAACTATTTATTTTTCAGGTTCTTTACATCCAAGTTCAAGCACCTTTTCTGAAATCAATTACATAGGATCTCCATCGAGTACGGACCCTTGTGTAACTCCTAATATGGCAATTCATAAGCCTAACCGTACACACTATGATTCGCTTGGTATGATTTTGTTATGAAAGTAATCGTGAAGAAATATAGTTGACCGCAAATTGTTACACATCTAATCATTGTACATACTATAACAGGCCTCGATACTCCTTTATCTGTTTTGACCCGTGAGATATTTCTCTCCGGATCTACGTCACTGAATGATACACCGTCCGATTATAGAGGATCTTTTGGTATTACACTATATTTTGTCATagtaaataattaatttaattatcatTGACAATTTTATATCTACGTATATGTTATGTTATATGCTGTTCTTTTTCTGTTCAGGAATTCACACAACTGAAGTGCAAAACAACAATCTGCTTCATTCAAATATTATTACACACAATTTAAATATCTCGAATTGTCGAGATCCAAAAGCAACAAGGAAGAATAAGTGTCAAGCAAGAGTTAATCCTAATATTGTTGTCCCAGTATTTGATATTCAAATACCTAAAATACCAGATCAACAATCTCAATTGTTGGAAATAAAAAAGTTATATAGAATTTCTAAAGGTATGATCATACATATTATATGATAATGTTATATACTATCGAATATGCTTAATACACAGAGTTAATGGAATTTTTTCAATTTCCTTTCTTTGATGCAGATTATTTGGACCACGGAGACCCATTATCGATTTGTAGCATGTGCCGTGCTATTCTTTGGCATTCTAAAACACTAACAAACAATCATAATGGTAGGAAATCTTCGTATTCGATGTGTTGTGGTCAAGGAAAAGTTGAGTTGCCAGAAATACCAAACCCTCCACTCCTGTTCACGAGGTTATATCAAAACAAACATCAAAAGAGCAAAAGTTTTATGAAATATTTTAGGGCTTACAACAATATGTTTTCTTTCACTTCGATGGGAGGTAAAATCGATAAATCTGTGAATAATGGACGTGGTCCCTATGTCTTTAGGTTATCGGGGCAGAATTGTCATCTCACCGGAAGTCTTCTTCCTAATGATGGTTGTAATCCAAAATTTTCACAACTATACATTTACGATACGAAAAATGAAGTCCATCATCGCATGAATGCTGCAAGGTATATTTGGCATACATATCATTCATCGATTATATTATTACATTCTataaaacttttatattttgttAACTGAATTTTTTTTACAAACAGAATTGGAGGTGGAGTTGAGGAATCTAATGACTCACTTGATCCCGAACTCATCAGTGAGATTAAGAAAGTTTTGGATGCTTGCAATCCTTATGTTATTTCTTATAGAATGGCAAGGGATGGCTTTCAATAAAATCCACACCAACGTCTTAGATTAAGACTGATAGCGAGAA includes these proteins:
- the LOC139855859 gene encoding uncharacterized protein isoform X1, with translation MTAAVFVSFKVHIRVQDANGTANFVMFDTPVMKLIKKRASEIHDKQQKDGNDDFPDEFSHLVDKNVLFKVEVSSFNTDFDYDVYTVNKVCTDPTTISDFINLIPENHNGDQEIERNPIINIDDSQAEDLENKGSLSYTGDSSTGLDVDSQTQSSPSLKRVSEIEENDGVGDSSCTKKKKFVEVKIEKP
- the LOC139855859 gene encoding uncharacterized protein isoform X2, encoding MTAAVFVSFKVHIRVQDANGTANFVMFDTPVMKLIKKRASEIHDKQQKDGNDDFPDEFSHLVDKNVLFKVEVSSFNTDFDYDVYTVNKVCTDPTTISDFINLIPENHNGDQEIERNPIINIDDSQAEDLENKTQSSPSLKRVSEIEENDGVGDSSCTKKKKFVEVKIEKP